In Nocardioides dokdonensis FR1436, the following are encoded in one genomic region:
- a CDS encoding ferredoxin--NADP reductase produces MDTESFDLEVVDVVEETADAHSVSFRVPDGAQEHFRYRPGQFLTLAVPSDRTGVAARCYSLSSSPHDDGPLTVTVKRTADGYASNWICDNLRPGTTIRSLSPSGIFTPSSLDSDLLLLAGGSGVTPVMSILRTALAQGTGRIVLFYANRDERSVIFAAELRRLAADHPERLSVVHWLESVQGLPDQAQLKAFAAQYVDRDAFVCGPAPFMKATVAALRELDFPRERRHQEKFISLGGNPFGDHDQVEQSESEIASAEADEDAPDEITDAAPSQGAVRLEVELDGETYAFDDWQPGTMMLDHLESKGVPAPFSCREGECSACAVRLLEGDVKMVYNDVLDDEDLADGIRLACQSQPVTDTVRATYH; encoded by the coding sequence GTGGACACCGAATCCTTCGACCTCGAGGTCGTCGACGTGGTCGAGGAGACCGCCGACGCGCACTCCGTCTCGTTCCGCGTGCCCGACGGCGCGCAGGAGCACTTCCGCTACCGCCCGGGCCAGTTCCTGACCCTGGCCGTGCCCTCGGACCGGACCGGGGTGGCGGCTCGGTGCTACTCGCTGTCGTCGAGCCCGCACGACGACGGACCGCTGACGGTGACGGTCAAGCGGACCGCCGACGGCTACGCGTCCAACTGGATCTGCGACAACCTGCGCCCGGGCACGACGATCCGCTCGCTCTCGCCCAGCGGCATCTTCACGCCCTCGTCGCTGGACTCGGACCTGCTGCTCCTCGCCGGTGGCAGCGGGGTGACTCCCGTGATGTCGATCCTGCGCACCGCCCTGGCTCAGGGGACCGGCCGCATCGTGCTCTTCTACGCCAACCGCGACGAGCGCTCGGTGATCTTCGCCGCGGAGCTGCGGCGCCTGGCCGCCGACCACCCGGAGCGGCTCAGCGTCGTGCACTGGCTGGAGTCGGTGCAGGGTCTGCCCGACCAGGCCCAGCTCAAGGCGTTCGCCGCGCAGTACGTCGACCGCGACGCGTTCGTCTGCGGACCGGCGCCGTTCATGAAGGCGACCGTCGCGGCGCTGCGGGAGCTGGACTTCCCCCGCGAGCGGCGCCACCAGGAGAAGTTCATCTCCCTCGGCGGCAACCCCTTCGGGGACCACGACCAGGTCGAGCAGAGCGAGAGCGAGATCGCCTCGGCCGAGGCCGACGAGGACGCGCCCGACGAGATCACCGACGCGGCGCCCTCGCAGGGGGCGGTCCGGCTCGAGGTCGAGCTCGACGGTGAGACCTACGCCTTCGACGACTGGCAGCCCGGGACGATGATGCTCGACCACCTCGAGTCCAAGGGGGTGCCGGCGCCGTTCTCCTGCCGCGAGGGCGAGTGCTCGGCGTGTGCGGTCCGCCTGCTCGAGGGCGACGTGAAGATGGTGTACAACGACGTCCTCGACGACGAGGACCTCGCCGACGGCATCCGGCTGGCCTGCCAGTCGCAGCCGGTGACGGACACCGTGCGGGCGACGTACCACTGA
- a CDS encoding acyl-CoA dehydrogenase family protein gives MDFTFTPEQDEAAELAARILGDRTTNDRLKQVEQAGDRFDRDLWSALGDAGLLSLAVPEEHDGAGLGLLELCRVLVEVGRRVAPVPLAVHGATALLLAEQGTAAQQAQWLPGAASGARVLSAAVSEERSHLPARPVVTAVRSDEGWSLSGAKTMVRAGAAADAFLVSATTEDGVGVFLIDARAAGLERTPGRTSDGDVVVRLDLDAAPAQAVGAPGDDTATRLGQLLTVTVAAELLGVTEGALRLTAGYAKTREQFGRPIGTFQAVSQRLADGFIDVLGQRLVLWAAAWRLAEGLPAETAVATAKLWAADAAHRLAHTTVHVHGGVGIDLDGEAHRYFTTAKRFEFAFGSATEQALSIGRALAAEPA, from the coding sequence ATGGACTTCACCTTCACCCCCGAGCAGGACGAGGCGGCCGAGCTGGCCGCACGCATCCTGGGCGACCGCACCACCAACGACCGGCTCAAGCAGGTCGAGCAGGCGGGCGACCGCTTCGACCGCGACCTCTGGTCGGCCCTCGGTGACGCGGGGCTCCTCTCCCTCGCCGTCCCGGAGGAGCACGACGGGGCCGGTCTCGGGCTCCTCGAGCTCTGCCGCGTCCTCGTGGAGGTAGGACGTCGGGTCGCCCCGGTGCCGCTGGCCGTCCACGGAGCCACTGCGCTGCTGCTCGCCGAGCAGGGCACCGCCGCCCAGCAGGCCCAGTGGCTGCCGGGCGCGGCCAGCGGCGCGCGGGTGCTCAGCGCCGCCGTCTCGGAGGAGCGCAGCCACCTGCCGGCACGTCCCGTGGTCACCGCGGTGCGCAGCGACGAGGGCTGGTCGTTGTCCGGGGCCAAGACGATGGTGCGCGCCGGCGCCGCCGCGGACGCTTTCCTGGTCAGCGCCACCACCGAGGACGGCGTCGGCGTCTTCCTGATCGACGCGCGCGCCGCCGGCCTCGAGCGGACCCCGGGCCGCACCAGCGACGGCGACGTCGTGGTCCGCCTGGACCTGGACGCCGCCCCGGCCCAGGCCGTCGGCGCCCCCGGCGACGACACCGCGACGCGGCTCGGGCAGCTGCTGACGGTGACCGTCGCCGCCGAGCTGCTCGGCGTCACCGAGGGTGCCCTGCGCCTGACCGCCGGCTACGCCAAGACCCGCGAGCAGTTCGGTCGTCCGATCGGGACCTTCCAGGCGGTCTCGCAGCGACTGGCCGACGGTTTCATCGACGTGCTCGGCCAGCGCCTCGTCCTGTGGGCGGCAGCCTGGCGCCTGGCCGAGGGCCTGCCCGCCGAGACCGCGGTCGCGACCGCGAAACTCTGGGCCGCCGACGCCGCACACCGGCTGGCGCACACCACCGTGCACGTGCACGGCGGGGTCGGTATCGACCTCGATGGCGAGGCGCACCGGTACTTCACGACGGCGAAGCGCTTCGAGTTCGCCTTCGGCAGTGCCACGGAGCAGGCCCTGAGCATCGGGCGTGCGCTGGCCGCCGAGCCCGCCTGA
- the fadD1 gene encoding fatty-acid--CoA ligase FadD1 yields MSETVQQLLRERVEDDSTAVLHGDRSWTWREHLAEASAEAAALVATIDPERPAHIGALLENGPEMLRAMAGAGLGGYVLCGINTTRRGDSLGADVRRANCQVLLTDQAHLPLLEGLDLGGARVVDVESEAWATEVAASGELVPHREAGAMDTFMMIFTSGTSGDPKAVQVPHIMVVFAGADLVGRFSLTSQDVCYLAMPLFHSNAVAAGWAVAVTSGAAMVPATFSASRFLTDVRRHGVTYMNYVGKPLAYVLATPASDDDADNTLRAAFGNEASDHDIDEFARRFGCRVVDAFGSTELAIIIQREDGTPRGSIGKGAADVAIYDSTTVTECAVATFDEHGALANADQAVGELVNTQGRGYFSGYYNDPVADDERMRHGMFWSGDLAYRDADGWIYLAGRTADWMRVDGENLAAGPIERILQRLPGLSRVAVYAVPDARVGDQVMAAIVLEDGADLTPAQLEGFLAAQPDLSPKAWPRYVRLNSDLPATATNKVLKRALVAEGISAADGTLWTREERGQRYS; encoded by the coding sequence GTGTCCGAAACCGTCCAGCAGCTGCTTCGCGAGCGCGTCGAGGACGACTCCACGGCCGTCCTGCACGGTGACCGGTCGTGGACCTGGCGCGAGCACCTGGCAGAGGCCTCGGCCGAGGCTGCCGCGCTGGTGGCGACCATCGACCCCGAGCGTCCGGCGCACATCGGTGCGCTGCTGGAGAACGGCCCCGAGATGCTCCGGGCGATGGCCGGAGCCGGGCTGGGCGGCTACGTGCTCTGCGGCATCAACACCACCCGGCGCGGCGATTCCCTCGGGGCCGACGTACGACGCGCGAACTGCCAGGTGCTGCTGACCGACCAGGCGCACCTGCCGCTGCTGGAGGGGCTCGACCTCGGTGGTGCCCGGGTCGTCGACGTCGAGTCCGAGGCGTGGGCGACCGAGGTGGCGGCCTCCGGGGAGCTGGTGCCGCATCGCGAGGCGGGCGCCATGGACACCTTCATGATGATCTTCACCAGCGGCACCAGCGGGGACCCGAAGGCCGTGCAGGTCCCCCACATCATGGTCGTCTTCGCCGGGGCCGACCTGGTCGGCCGGTTCTCGCTGACCTCGCAGGACGTGTGCTACCTGGCGATGCCGCTGTTCCACTCCAACGCGGTCGCAGCGGGCTGGGCGGTGGCCGTCACGAGCGGCGCCGCCATGGTCCCGGCGACGTTCTCCGCGTCGCGCTTCCTCACCGACGTGCGACGCCACGGCGTGACCTACATGAACTACGTCGGCAAGCCGCTGGCCTACGTGTTGGCGACACCCGCGAGCGACGACGACGCCGACAACACCCTCCGGGCAGCCTTCGGCAACGAGGCCAGCGACCACGACATCGACGAGTTCGCGCGCCGCTTCGGCTGCCGCGTCGTCGACGCCTTCGGCTCCACCGAGCTGGCCATCATCATCCAGCGCGAGGACGGCACCCCCCGGGGCTCGATCGGGAAGGGCGCCGCGGACGTCGCCATCTACGACTCCACGACCGTCACCGAGTGCGCGGTCGCCACCTTCGACGAGCACGGTGCGCTGGCGAACGCCGACCAGGCGGTCGGCGAGCTGGTCAACACCCAGGGTCGCGGCTACTTCTCCGGCTACTACAACGACCCCGTGGCCGATGACGAGCGGATGCGCCACGGAATGTTCTGGTCCGGCGACCTGGCCTACCGCGACGCCGACGGCTGGATCTACCTGGCCGGGCGTACCGCTGACTGGATGCGTGTCGACGGCGAGAACCTCGCGGCAGGCCCGATCGAGCGGATCCTCCAGAGGCTCCCGGGCCTGAGCAGGGTGGCGGTGTACGCCGTCCCGGACGCGCGGGTCGGTGACCAGGTCATGGCCGCCATCGTGCTCGAGGACGGCGCCGACCTGACCCCGGCACAGCTCGAGGGGTTCCTGGCCGCCCAGCCCGACCTCTCCCCCAAGGCCTGGCCGCGCTACGTGCGCCTCAACTCCGACCTGCCCGCCACCGCGACCAACAAGGTCCTCAAGCGGGCCCTGGTCGCCGAGGGGATCAGCGCGGCCGACGGCACCCTGTGGACGCGCGAGGAGCGCGGGCAGCGCTACTCCTGA
- a CDS encoding Rieske 2Fe-2S domain-containing protein produces the protein MSGTEHGSTTSTTPRVLDRGTAPERFARGWHCLGLASTFADGKPHRVSGFGGQLVVWQDTQGGLNVLDSFCRHMGGDLSQGTVKGDEIACPFHDWRWGGDGKCKSIPYARRVPLRARTQKYPTAIRNGQLLVWHDAEGSAPDHDVLPPELPGVGTDEYTDWAWEVVPIEGSNCREVVDNVVDMAHFYYVHLSFPTSFRNVFEGHRATQFMESKGRPDVSGGYGDEDLFLKSEATYYGPSYMINWLDVDYKGFRTEVVLINCHVPTGPDSFTLQYGITVKKPEGLDEETAQYIATKYADMFGSGFLQDVAIWKNKVPVQNPLLCEEDGPVYQLRRWYEQFYVDAADVSPDMTDRFEFEVDTTKANEYWHQEVADNLERRKAETGA, from the coding sequence ATGAGCGGCACGGAACACGGCTCCACGACGTCCACCACACCTCGCGTCCTCGACCGGGGCACGGCACCGGAGCGGTTCGCGCGCGGCTGGCACTGCCTCGGCCTGGCCAGCACGTTCGCCGACGGCAAGCCGCACCGCGTCTCCGGGTTCGGCGGCCAGCTGGTCGTCTGGCAGGACACCCAGGGTGGGCTCAACGTCCTCGACTCCTTCTGCCGGCACATGGGCGGCGACCTCTCGCAGGGCACGGTGAAGGGCGACGAGATCGCCTGCCCGTTCCACGACTGGCGCTGGGGCGGTGACGGCAAGTGCAAGTCGATCCCCTACGCCCGTCGCGTCCCGCTGCGCGCCCGCACCCAGAAGTACCCGACGGCCATCCGCAACGGCCAGCTCCTGGTCTGGCACGACGCCGAGGGCTCGGCCCCCGACCACGACGTCCTGCCGCCGGAGCTGCCGGGCGTGGGCACCGACGAGTACACCGACTGGGCCTGGGAGGTGGTCCCGATCGAGGGGTCGAACTGCCGCGAGGTCGTCGACAACGTCGTTGACATGGCGCACTTCTACTACGTGCACCTGTCGTTCCCGACCAGCTTCCGCAACGTCTTCGAGGGCCACCGGGCCACGCAGTTCATGGAGTCCAAGGGACGCCCCGACGTCAGTGGCGGCTACGGCGACGAGGATCTCTTCCTCAAGTCCGAGGCCACCTACTACGGGCCGTCGTACATGATCAACTGGCTCGACGTGGACTACAAGGGCTTCCGCACCGAGGTCGTCCTGATCAACTGCCACGTCCCCACCGGGCCCGACTCGTTCACGCTGCAGTACGGCATCACGGTCAAGAAGCCCGAGGGCCTGGACGAGGAGACCGCCCAGTACATCGCGACCAAGTACGCCGACATGTTCGGCAGCGGCTTCCTGCAGGACGTCGCCATCTGGAAGAACAAGGTGCCGGTGCAGAACCCGCTGCTGTGCGAGGAGGACGGGCCCGTCTACCAGCTGCGTCGCTGGTACGAGCAGTTCTACGTCGACGCGGCCGACGTGAGCCCCGACATGACCGACCGGTTCGAGTTCGAGGTCGACACGACCAAGGCGAACGAGTACTGGCACCAGGAGGTCGCCGATAACCTCGAGCGTCGCAAGGCCGAGACGGGCGCCTGA
- a CDS encoding acyl-CoA dehydrogenase family protein, producing MHLALEPEQLALREELREYFAALVTPEVRAGLSSATGEFGETGVYKQVIRQLGSDGWLGIGWPTEYGGQARSMVDQLIFTDVAADFGVPIPYLTLNTVGPTIMRYGTEEQKAYFLPKILAGEMHFSIGYSEPGSGTDLASLRTKAVREGDEFVINGQKMWTSLIQYADWLWLACRTDPDLPRHKGLSMILIPADAPGFSYTPVHTVAGVGTSATYYEDVRVPVSNLVGELNGGWSLMTNQLNAERVALTSAAPLTQSLAQVRAWAQETKNPDGQRVIDTEWVQIALGRAHARIEMLTLLNWKLASDADLGIDLSPAEASATKIYGSELATEVYRSLMEVVGPQAGLTADSAGAVLAGRLERFHRSSLVMTFGGGTNEIQRDIIGYVGLGLPAAKR from the coding sequence ATGCACCTGGCTCTCGAGCCCGAGCAGCTCGCCCTGCGCGAGGAGCTGCGCGAGTACTTCGCCGCCCTGGTCACACCGGAGGTGCGCGCGGGGCTGTCCTCCGCCACCGGCGAGTTCGGCGAGACCGGCGTCTACAAGCAGGTCATCCGTCAGCTCGGCTCCGACGGCTGGCTGGGCATCGGCTGGCCCACCGAGTACGGCGGCCAGGCGCGCTCGATGGTGGACCAGCTCATCTTCACCGACGTGGCGGCCGACTTCGGGGTGCCGATCCCCTACCTGACGCTGAACACCGTCGGACCCACGATCATGCGCTACGGCACCGAGGAGCAGAAGGCCTACTTCCTGCCCAAGATCCTCGCCGGCGAGATGCACTTCTCCATCGGCTACTCCGAGCCCGGGTCGGGGACTGACCTGGCTTCGCTGCGGACCAAGGCGGTGCGCGAGGGCGACGAGTTCGTCATCAACGGCCAGAAGATGTGGACGTCGCTGATCCAGTACGCCGACTGGCTCTGGCTGGCCTGCCGCACCGACCCCGACCTGCCGCGCCACAAGGGCCTGTCGATGATCCTGATCCCCGCCGACGCCCCCGGGTTCTCCTACACGCCGGTGCACACCGTCGCCGGCGTCGGGACGAGCGCGACGTACTACGAGGACGTCCGGGTGCCGGTCAGCAACCTGGTCGGCGAGCTCAACGGCGGCTGGTCGCTGATGACCAACCAGCTCAACGCCGAGCGGGTCGCTCTCACCTCGGCCGCCCCGCTCACCCAGTCCCTGGCACAGGTGCGCGCCTGGGCGCAGGAGACCAAGAACCCCGACGGTCAGCGGGTCATCGACACCGAGTGGGTGCAGATCGCCCTCGGCCGGGCCCACGCCCGCATCGAGATGCTCACCCTCCTGAACTGGAAGCTGGCCTCCGACGCCGACCTCGGCATCGACCTCTCCCCCGCGGAGGCGTCCGCCACCAAGATCTACGGCTCGGAGCTGGCCACCGAGGTCTACCGCTCCCTCATGGAGGTCGTGGGACCCCAGGCCGGGCTCACGGCCGACTCCGCGGGCGCCGTGCTCGCCGGGCGCCTCGAGCGGTTCCACCGCTCGTCGCTGGTGATGACCTTCGGTGGCGGCACCAACGAGATCCAGCGCGACATCATCGGCTACGTGGGCCTCGGCCTGCCGGCAGCGAAGAGGTAA